One window of Botrimarina mediterranea genomic DNA carries:
- a CDS encoding sigma-70 family RNA polymerase sigma factor: MVNPVGLGSDEDRRNRFALLLSENQGRLFGFLYSHVLNMADAEDLYQQVAMLLWTKFDQFDHLDPGSDFGAWGMRVADFTIKNFLRGKRRSKVCFSDEVMQRIVECHLSSPATVVARRAEALRGCLTKLRQPDRTLLEKCYGSDTPIKDVAEAEGRSAGALYTTLNRIRRVLLACIERTLKAEATL, encoded by the coding sequence ATGGTGAACCCGGTGGGATTGGGGAGCGACGAAGACCGGCGCAACCGGTTCGCGCTGCTGCTCAGCGAGAATCAAGGGCGGCTGTTCGGCTTCCTGTACTCGCACGTGCTGAACATGGCGGACGCCGAGGACCTGTACCAGCAGGTGGCGATGCTGCTGTGGACCAAGTTTGACCAGTTCGACCATCTCGATCCGGGCAGCGACTTCGGCGCGTGGGGGATGCGGGTCGCCGACTTTACGATCAAGAACTTCCTCCGCGGCAAACGCCGCAGCAAGGTCTGCTTTAGCGACGAAGTGATGCAGCGAATCGTTGAATGCCACCTGTCCTCGCCCGCCACGGTTGTCGCCCGTCGCGCCGAGGCCCTGCGTGGTTGCCTGACAAAGCTGCGTCAGCCCGACCGGACTCTGCTCGAGAAGTGCTACGGCTCTGACACGCCGATCAAGGACGTCGCAGAGGCCGAAGGACGCTCGGCCGGCGCCTTGTACACGACGCTCAACCGGATCCGGCGGGTGTTGCTGGCTTGTATCGAACGGACTCTAAAAGCCGAGGCCACGCTGTGA
- a CDS encoding FecR domain-containing protein, which yields MKYDRVTNDAADLDRLHTLMDAAMSEAITDAERIELESLLLTSDAALAAFVKRCQLETALHFEVRSAAAARRVDAAIAQMTTPHTSEGAADRRRRFRGGASLAVAATLLIAAGWWLANGRLAIEADRQPKPVARLESIDGAVWLGDEYPVGHRFVEGDSIYLSQGAARISLASGVEVALRAPCFVSLDNDMHVRLAEGVVTAQVAEWAHGFTIATDSLRVVDLGTKFAVSADNRGSTEAHVLDGQVRVHSPSAPVSSRQSVLLSKGEALRFQGASKVATRLAADLERFDADLNDVAPYKPIPLFNTGRGLEEGDEDPHWRVVAGPNCPQFSGPQFAVVCNADDRYLSNDREHSQWVSLVNPVRPGLPPNATFTYQTEFDLTGYDLRSVVIVAQVIADNGVRSVRINGEEVPVESWMLNDEDQVFNRFHVIEIAQGFRDGVNLIEFDIWNGVDRTAPSAPNPLALRVEWQAFGRLGVGSMVGAAVAMPPTDDAAAASKG from the coding sequence GTGAAGTACGACCGTGTTACCAACGACGCGGCCGACCTCGATCGCCTGCACACGCTCATGGACGCCGCCATGAGCGAAGCGATCACCGACGCCGAACGTATAGAGCTCGAGTCGCTGCTGCTCACGAGTGACGCGGCGCTGGCCGCCTTCGTAAAGCGGTGCCAGCTCGAGACAGCGCTGCACTTCGAGGTGCGTTCGGCCGCGGCCGCTCGGCGGGTCGACGCCGCGATCGCTCAGATGACCACGCCCCACACGTCCGAGGGGGCCGCCGATCGGCGTCGGCGATTTCGCGGAGGAGCCTCCCTCGCCGTCGCCGCCACACTGCTGATCGCGGCGGGTTGGTGGCTGGCCAACGGACGCCTCGCCATCGAAGCGGACCGCCAGCCGAAGCCCGTCGCCCGACTGGAGTCGATCGACGGCGCCGTCTGGCTCGGTGACGAGTACCCGGTCGGCCATCGCTTTGTCGAAGGGGACTCGATCTACCTGTCGCAGGGCGCTGCGCGGATCAGCCTCGCCAGCGGGGTTGAGGTCGCGCTCCGGGCGCCGTGTTTCGTGTCGCTCGACAACGACATGCACGTCCGGCTCGCCGAGGGGGTCGTCACCGCCCAGGTCGCCGAGTGGGCCCACGGCTTCACCATCGCGACGGATTCACTACGAGTGGTTGACCTAGGGACGAAGTTCGCCGTTTCGGCCGACAACCGGGGCTCGACCGAGGCCCACGTCCTCGACGGCCAAGTCCGCGTCCACTCGCCCTCGGCGCCGGTTTCGTCCCGCCAAAGCGTGCTGCTGTCGAAGGGCGAGGCGTTGCGGTTCCAAGGAGCGAGCAAGGTCGCCACGCGGCTAGCGGCGGACCTCGAGCGGTTTGACGCCGACCTCAACGATGTCGCCCCTTACAAGCCAATCCCGTTGTTCAACACGGGCCGCGGGCTCGAAGAGGGCGACGAAGACCCGCACTGGCGGGTCGTCGCGGGGCCCAACTGCCCGCAGTTCTCGGGCCCTCAGTTCGCCGTCGTTTGCAACGCCGACGACCGCTACCTGTCGAACGACCGTGAGCACTCGCAGTGGGTGTCGTTGGTGAACCCGGTGCGGCCTGGGCTGCCTCCCAATGCGACCTTTACGTACCAGACCGAGTTCGACCTGACGGGTTACGACCTGCGGTCGGTGGTGATCGTCGCCCAGGTAATCGCGGACAACGGCGTCCGCTCCGTACGAATCAATGGCGAAGAAGTCCCGGTCGAGTCGTGGATGCTCAACGACGAGGACCAAGTCTTCAACCGCTTCCACGTCATCGAGATCGCTCAAGGCTTTCGCGATGGCGTTAACTTGATCGAGTTCGACATCTGGAACGGCGTGGACCGCACCGCGCCCAGTGCGCCGAACCCGCTGGCGCTGCGCGTCGAGTGGCAGGCGTTCGGTCGGCTCGGCGTTGGATCGATGGTCGGCGCTGCTGTTGCGATGCCGCCTACCGACGACGCCGCTGCCGCAAGCAAGGGATAG